One window of the Eucalyptus grandis isolate ANBG69807.140 chromosome 8, ASM1654582v1, whole genome shotgun sequence genome contains the following:
- the LOC120286586 gene encoding uncharacterized protein LOC120286586 — translation MGLTRSDLAKSSTTGRMKSESRRGKWINPKTEILSYGSFLLFSNLGIFFVNQTGAFLLSLTLQPKALAPSTPKLSILAVDSDFVLPAVDDSAGSDRVEPISGSSLRSEPRPSLPSPSSCRSDRRSSRRQLQLHPLVGHIVAHLAVDSDIVLLAVDNSSRKRPLCLLAAVDSNSVLNPRPSLIAPRHADDHPTPNRRTHFQ, via the exons ATGGGTTTGACGCGATCGGATTTGGCAAAGTCATCGACTACAGGGAGGATGAAGTCAGAGTCAAGGCGAG GAAAATGGATAAATCCAAAAACGGAAATTTTATCGTACGGgtcgtttcttcttttctccaatttggGCATCTTCTTCGTTAACCAGACGGGGGCGTTCCTTCTCTCCTTAACGCTTCAACCAAAAGCCCTAGCGCCGTCGACTCCGAAGCTGTCCAT CCTCGCCGTCGACTCTGACTTCGTCCTCCCTGCAGTCGACGACTCTGCCGGATCCGATCGCGTCGAACCCATCTCGGGTTCGTCTCTGAGATCGGAACCGCGGCCCTCcctgccgtcgccgtcctctTGCCGGTCAGATCGTCGCTCATCTCGCCGTCA ACTCCAACTCCATCCTCTCGTCGGTCACATCGTCGCTCACCTCGCCGTCGACTCTGACATCGTCCTCCTTGCAGTCGACAACTCCTCTCGCAAGCGTCCACTTTGTCTACTCGCTGCCGTCGACTCCAACTCCGTCCTCAACCCTAGGCCCTCATTGATTGCGCCGCGCCACGCCGACGACCATCCTACCCCCAATCGGCGCACTCATTTCCAGTGA